The sequence GCGAACCGGGCGAGCCTCTCTTCGGCATCCGCAGCCTGACATTCAGCGTACTACAGGGTATTATCGCGCTGATCGCGGTCGGCGCGGTGTTCGCGTACGCGATCAAGAGCGGGCGGAACGACGACGCGGCGAGAACCCTTGCTTTCGTCACCCTTATCTTCTCGAACCTATTCCTGATTATGACGAACCGGAGCTGGTCGCTGACAATATTCCAATCTCTCAAGGTAAAAAACGCCGCGTTACTGTGGGTATTGGGCGGTACATTGCTTTTCCTCGGATTGGTCGTATTCGTCCCATTCCTTCAGGGTGTTTTCCATTTTACGAATGTCGAATGGTATGACCTCCTGATCGCCGCCGGGGCCGGAATGCTCTCAGTCGTCTGGTTCGAGATTGCAAAAATAATCGCATCCAAAAGAAAAGTCGAGCTTTTAAAAGACAGTAAATAGCGGGATAATCATACCGGCGGCGTGTTAAAACTCCGCCGGTTCTTTGTACAGTTCTATTACCGTAAATAAGTTATGATGAGAATAATCATGCTTTGTTTACGTTTTTTCGTTCAGATTACCACCCCGTTTACCGAAAATAAAAACAGGTTTTTTATCGACGGAGACGATATGCGTTTCGGTATCCTGTTTTTATTCTTTACCGCGGTGCTCGCCGCGGGTCTGCACGCATCGGTCTATACCGTGAAAGACAACGATACGCTTTGGGGAATCGCGCAGAAGTACTCATGCTCGGTTAACGATATCATCCTTCTGAACGAAATGGTCTCCGATCAGATTCATAAAAACCAATCGCTGATTATTCCCGACGAAATAAAAAAGTACAAAGTCCAGCCGGGAGACAACCTGATAAAAATCGCCTCGCAGAACAATACCAAGGTCGGTTATATTATCGTTTACAATAATCTAGCGAGCGAGGACCTTTTTTTAGGGCAGATACTTCTGATACCGGTAATAAAAAAAGGGACGGAAGCAGTTTCCGAGCCGTCGGGCACCATTTTATATTATGAGATACAGCAAGGAGATACGTTATCCCATATCGCGGTGAAATACAATGTCGCTGTGGCCGACCTTCTGAAATGGAATGATAAACCGAACGAAAACGTTTACGCGGGCGAAAAGATAAAAATATTCCTGCCGAAGAATCAGCCCGCGGAAGTAAAAACTCCCCAGCCCAAACCCGAACCGCTGCTCTTAATCAAGCATTCCGTTGCTGAAAACGAAACCCTCTCACACATCGCGTTGCAGTACCATGTCGAAATAGACGACATCGTGAAATGGAATAAGAAGAAAGATACTCAGGTGATGTCCGGTGAAATTCTCGCTATCTATTCGAAAAAGCAGCCGGGTCAGAGTACAAAACCCAACCTCCAGCCACCCATTCCGAAATCTGTCACCCATACCGTCAAGCCCGGAGATACCCTGACGTCGATATCCAAGCTCTACACGGTATCCGTGGAGGAGATTATTTCGCTCAACAAAAAGCCGTCCTATACGATTTATATCGGGGAAAAACTTACCCTGCCCGATAAAGCGCAAAAGACTGATAATAAAAATATTGTGAAGAAAACGGAAAATTGGAATAATAATCAGAAGAGTGTTATATTAACTATAGGTAGTAAGCCGAATTCCGCGCAGATAAAGAAACCGGCGGGGAAACCGTGGGATAAAAGTTCCGTTTTCGCGGTACAGCCGGGGAAAATTACCGGCGTAAGCGTATTGGAACGCGGGGTATTGATCGACCTGAGCGCCCCCCAGAAGATAAAAAACATGGGTGCGGGGATTGTCGAATTCGCGGGTTTCGTTACGGGCTATAATAACATTGTGATAGTGAAATACCCCGATAATAAAAGAGCCGTTTACGGTTATTTGGACGAAGTGTATGTTAAAAAGAACCAGGCGGTCAAAGAGGGAGAATTTATCGGGAAGGTAAATGTTTCCAAATTGACCGCAAAGATACAGTTTTATCTTGAACTGCGCGAAGGGAAACAGACCCTGACCGTATTTAATTGTTTCCCGTTTTTAGCGAAATATACCTATGTCGCAAAAAAATAGAAGGAGAAAACAATGATGATCGATAACACATGGAAAAACGTTATCTCCGATTGGAATGAGACCCGTGAGAAAAAGGCCTTTATCGTGCTGAACCATGTCGACCACGCGATCGACAACGCGATCAGGAATAGGAATATCCCGCATCTTCAGCACTGTATCGGCCGTCACGAACAGGTCGCGGACTGGATCGCATCGTCCCGTCTCCCGCTGGTGTTCCAGACCGCCAACGAGTATTCCCTGCATGGGCACGACCTCGGCAAAGCCCTCGGTATAGGAAATATCAGCCTGATACTCACCGTGGATATTTACCACCCCGAACAGCGAATAAAATTCGAAACATTCGCGGAAGAACGGCTGCATTATAATATACTGCACTTCCTGATCGATAATCTCGCCAACCTGAATATCCCCTCGCCCGCGATCAAATATTTATTCCGGGTAGAAAAATATATCGATAAACAGTTGAAAAACAGAGCGGATACCCCTATAATAAGGAGTATCATAGGCGAAATGAAATCGGGAGGATACGACCCGGTCGCCGACGCCACGCTTCGGGAAGATTTGGAAAATATTTGCCTGAATTATTTCGCAAATCCCCTATTCAGCGATAAGAAGCTAATCTTTACCAAACGGATATCGCTGGTTATCGCGCAAATCCTCCTTGAGCAGGATATAAAAATCCGGAAGGAGTTTATCGTTAAGGCGGGAATTATTTCCGGTAAAAGCGAGGGAATTTCCATAATGGATGAAAAGATTGAAAATAGAATAATTAATGATATAAAAAAGCAAATAGCGGAAAATATAGAAATAGTATAAGCAGGCTGTGGGAACGCCCTAACAAGCTGCGGCTTGGAACGGGAGGAAAGTCCGGGCATGAAAAAGCGAAGAGCCGGCGAATAACCGGGAGCGAAAGCTACGGATAGTGCAACAGAAAACATACCGCCGCAAGGTAAGGGTGAAATGGCGGGGTAAGAGCCCACCGCGGAATATATAAGTATTCCGGCAATGTAAACCCCTCTTCATGCAAGGGCAAGCAGTACGTTTCCGTCGCTTTACGGTTTGCGTACGGGTAGCCTGCGGGACCGCCGCGAAAACGGCGGCTAGATGGATGTCCCAATAACAAAACCCGGCTTACCAGCCTGCTTCTTTTTTTTTCGGAGGTTAGAATGAATGTGAACCCCATAGACCTACAGGTTCTTTTCTCCAAGGCTTCGGAAATATCCGGCACCCTCGGTAGAACCGACGCCTCCAAAGAAGCCGTACAATACCTCGCAGACGTTAAGATGGCTAATGACAGTAAAAACACAACGGAAGTCGTTCACACATTAAATCCCTCCGAAGAAGAAGGAAATAAGATCGAGGATAACCGCCAGCAGAAGAATTCGAAACAAGAAGCGAAAGAACGTAAAGAATTCTGCGACGATAGCGCAGAAGGTAATGATAATAAACGGGCTATGCTCGACGGGAATGTCGGTAAAATTATCGATATTATCGACTAACATTCATTCTATATTTTTATCTGTAAATCCAGCCAAAGGTTCAACCCGAATCCCGGATCGAAATAAGTCATCTTCTTATCCCCCAACCCTATCGCGGGTGAAATTTCCACATACTGGTTCACTACGGTCGTCAGGATGAAACGCCCGGTGAGGAGTTCCGAGAACGTATATTCCGTCGAATGGGTAAAGGAAAGCTCGAATAGCTTCTGGTCATACCGGACGAATGAGTTGCCGTCATACTCGATAGCCTGAGTCGCGAACTTGAGCTGATCACGGTTAACGAGCTTGGAATCCCGCAGATTGAGAGTAATAAACCATATCTTTAAATCCTTCAGACCCTTGATCACCCAGTTGATGGAAACATCTACCGAATGCTCCCATATCGACGCGGGAGAAGATGCGGGTACCTGAGAAGGAAAACCGTATGCCGGCTCGAAATCTTCCTGCGTTTTTATATAAGACACCGACGAGAACGTAAAGACATAGCCCAGCTTTAAATCCACTTCCTGGCTGAGCCAGAGCTGTTCGTAGGTGTTTAATTGAACTTTGTCGGTCATTTTCCGTTCATTATAATTGACGATATTCTGGTATGAGAATGTCGTGTTCATATCTCCCAGTTTGAACGGGGAAGATTTCGTAAATTCAGACAGGAAGAATTTAAAGGTGGTATCGAATTTATTATCCAAACTCTGGAAGTACGAACTGAGATTCCGTTGAGTGGTAAGAAGGGAGTAAAATCCGTACCGCTGAGGAATAAAGATACGCCAAAATCCTTCCAATCTTGGGATTATCAGCTCTATTTTAAATTTATCGTCCAGCTTCGACAAACTGTTATAGGAGGATTCTGAAAAATTCTTCACCAGTTCGAGCGCGTTAATACGCCCGTTCTGCCCGAGAATGAGCGCGCTGTAATGAACCGGTTGGACATAATAAACCTGCCCGAGGGCTGATAACGCATCCTCATATAAAACCTCAGCGCCGATACCGTTATACGACATCTCCAGCACCCGGGTAAACTCGAAATTCACCGTATCGAAGATCAGCGCTTTGGGGAAAATATTTAATGTCCATAGGTTTTTCAGGATGTATTTATCGGTACGAGCCGTTAAAACTCCCGAGGAATTATATCCGAAGCCCGAGGTATCCTTCGCGAAACTATCGTTGATGAGGAAACCCACCGCTTTTTCGGCGGCGTTCTTCATAATCGCCCCGCTGAAATTGGCCACTATAGCGTCGGAACGCTGCTTATCCAAGTCCTCTTCTTCGAAATAAAATCCCTGCGCGATACTTTCAATCCTATCGAAATACCTTTCAAAAAATGTCGTTTCTTTCAGTTTTTCCAGTTCCGTGCGGTAACCTATCTCGTTTGCGATTTTATCATATTTCTCCTGAGTCTTAATATAACTCCCCGATAACGCGAATTCCCAAAAAGTAACTCTCATCGATGTGGTCAGACTCTTTTTCAGGTTTTTCATCGCGTAGACGTTCGCATTGGTAAGAAAATCCTTCACGGATTCGTTGGTATAATTCGATTTATCCACCAGATATGATGAGTCCTGTATAGAAAACTCCGGGGATACCGTGAATTTTGAGCTGATCGGAATATTCTGCCTATAGGTCAGAGAAAAAGTATTCGCGAACTGCCCGTCCGCAATACCCAGAATATAATCGTTTGTCAGGGAAATCAGGCTATGCGATACGCGGTTATCGAAACTTTCCGTATAATTATGCACAACGGATGGGATATATTTCTTATTTTCGTTATAGGTGATCGACAGATTGAATTTCTCCGATGCGCTGTTCCATTGCAGGTACAACGGGAGATTGATTTCATTGGTATCCGTGCTCTGGTAATTCCTGTTATACGATATGGAGTACTTTAACTCCTTAAAGAAGCTGGAATTCAGGCTGATATTGAAATTATCGTTCATACTCTGCCCCGATCCGCCGACGGAAGATATAAAATTGAGACTCCTGTTTTCATAGGTGGAGTTTAACAGCACCGGGCCGATAATTTCGGTATCCCCGATTTTCAGGATTGGTTTCTTGTACTCGAACCTCGGATTGATATAGGCTCCCGTACCGAATAGCGCCTCGTCCATCGTGACATACATTTCGTTGACCCAGACCGTCCCGTGATTATACGGTTCGTTAGTAGAAGTAACCTCTACTCCTACCTCATAATGATTGACGTCCTTCAGATTAGGGTATCCGATGATGGTCGGGTACTCGTTTCCGGTGAATTTTACGCCGTCCACGTCAAGCCTGAGACTCTCGAACACATTAACAGTGATTTCATGCCATGTATCCCGCGATAGCCGGTCGAGAGGAAGCATCCACTTATAATAGCTCTGCTCGGAATTCCCGATCATAAATACGAAGGCCTCGTTGGTATAGGTATCCGAACCGGATTTGTAGACCAGCCCGTTTTCATCCTTGTCAGGGATGTAGATATAGAATTTCAGGTACTTATAGGGAGTGATATCCGAGGAATATGACTGGTTTTTAATAAACGTGCCCATTTTTCCGCCGGTTGCCGGAATCGTATTCGTGTTGATGATGGTATTGCTCAGCGAATAATTAATCGCAAAAGCGGCCTCGTTACGCTGATTCGCCTCCGAATATGTATCGGGAGGGCCGTGCAGTTTATCGAACACTTTTTCACGCTCCTGCGCGGCGGTATCGTCGGAGTTCCATTGATAGAAACGGTTATCGGCGTACTGGACATTATTATAGACACTGACCGGCTCACCGAGCAACACCTGTGAAAATTCCGTTGGAACCCCGTCGATTTTCATCTGGTTCCATTTCAACTGCTTGAACTCGATGGTATCGAAGATAATCCTGCCCTTAACGCCGTTTTTCTGCTTGATATATATCGTGATCGCGGACGCATGCCCGAGTATAGCCAACTGTTCCTGACTGAGGGATTTCAGGTTGATCGTGAATTTCCTCCACGCGCCCTGAACGACCGTCGCGTTTGAAATATCGGTGATACCGATAGCCGAAGGGAATACGATAACCGAATCCCCGCTATCCATGACGCCGTTTCGGTTCAAATCCTCGCTCTGGACAACCCCGTCGCCCTCACCCAGTCTACCCCGGCCGACATGGGTATCGACCGACGACTTGACGGCAAAATTGTTGAAATCGTACCCCGCCTGCGCGCGGTCGAGCTCGCTGTCGAACACTCCGTCGCCGTCGGAATCCTCGTTGGGCTGGCCTACCGCGATATATACTTCGACTTCCTGACTGCCTATCTCCTCGAACACCCCGTCTCCGTCATCGTCGCTCTGAACCAGCGCCCAGAATACGAGCGAATTATAGATACTGAAATCCAAACCCGACGGCCCCGCGAAGTTCATCGACGCCCCTACCCAGCTTCCTGATGTAAAATCGTAGTCGAAGATGAGCGAGCTCTGCAGAACTTTCGGGTAATCTACCGGATCGAGATGGCCTCCGAGCGCGAGATACGGACCGGGTTTTTCGGAGTAGGCCTTTATTCTTTCGCCGTCCAGCGAGGAGGAGTAATTCAGCAGACTGAAACTCCCGTCGAGATAATAGCTCCGGTAATCTTTATAGAGAAGGTTTCCCCTGTTATTATATGCGACGCCCGGTAAATTCGTGCTCGGCGCGGCGAGAATCCACAATGTCTCGTTTTCCATCACCCTGAATGTCTCGCCGAGGCTCTCGAAATCATCGATCAGGGCGTATCCGACAGTATTGACGTCCTTCGACGAGATGGCATACTCGCCCTTAAACGTAAAAGCGAAGTCGTCATTCAATCCGAACACCTTGCCGATATCGAGAGTCCCGTCCACATCGGCGATAACCGTGCCCGACGGAGCCCCGTAGACAGCAGGCGCGTTGCCCGGAGTCCGTTGCCCGATACCGTAAACCACCGTACTGCCGAGATTGATAATTTTCGACGGTTTCCAGTCGAGGCGCGCCGCGATGTCGAATTTTTGCGACCCGTAGAAAAACGGACGGTATTCGTAGTACACTTCAATCGTATCGTTCTCATTGATCGACGACGGATTATAAAAAACAAGTTCCCCGAGTATGTCGACTA is a genomic window of Brevinematales bacterium containing:
- a CDS encoding LysM peptidoglycan-binding domain-containing protein encodes the protein MLCLRFFVQITTPFTENKNRFFIDGDDMRFGILFLFFTAVLAAGLHASVYTVKDNDTLWGIAQKYSCSVNDIILLNEMVSDQIHKNQSLIIPDEIKKYKVQPGDNLIKIASQNNTKVGYIIVYNNLASEDLFLGQILLIPVIKKGTEAVSEPSGTILYYEIQQGDTLSHIAVKYNVAVADLLKWNDKPNENVYAGEKIKIFLPKNQPAEVKTPQPKPEPLLLIKHSVAENETLSHIALQYHVEIDDIVKWNKKKDTQVMSGEILAIYSKKQPGQSTKPNLQPPIPKSVTHTVKPGDTLTSISKLYTVSVEEIISLNKKPSYTIYIGEKLTLPDKAQKTDNKNIVKKTENWNNNQKSVILTIGSKPNSAQIKKPAGKPWDKSSVFAVQPGKITGVSVLERGVLIDLSAPQKIKNMGAGIVEFAGFVTGYNNIVIVKYPDNKRAVYGYLDEVYVKKNQAVKEGEFIGKVNVSKLTAKIQFYLELREGKQTLTVFNCFPFLAKYTYVAKK